One window of the Peromyscus leucopus breed LL Stock chromosome 17, UCI_PerLeu_2.1, whole genome shotgun sequence genome contains the following:
- the LOC114682126 gene encoding plasmalemma vesicle-associated protein isoform X1, which produces MGLAMDRSPYARTGDTARGCWYYLRYFFLFLSLIQFLIILGLVLFMIYGNVHATTEASLRATEIRADSLYSQVVGLSASKANLTKQLNITAHAKDSVMQQLQNARREQDRINASFRQCQGDLVTYMNYHPFMVAIILSEMRCWDQVKENNKTCEALLFKLGEKAKTLEMEVAKEKAVCAKDKDSLVVGKRLAEEQLAACGKERERQQQEKQVAEEQLQKVQALCLPLDQDKFQADALNVWRDSLIPRSLESLGYHYTLGPEIRRMCEHLPSIMSAKLEELARGLRMGIERVTRENAELRRQKLEVERGAQGTQEARARAQAEAQARESQLRAECARQTQLALEEKAALRAQRDGLARELEARKRELEQLRTEVAVRINALDSCLKAKPQPAIPPRVSGPGPNSPSIDPATLEEFRKRILESHRLPVVKPAVPPSG; this is translated from the exons ATGGGGCTCGCCATGGATCGCAGCCCGTACGCCCGCACCGGGGACACGGCGCGCGGCTGCTGGTACTACCTGCgctatttcttcctatttttgtcGCTCATCCAGTTCCTCATCATCCTGGGCCTGGTCCTCTTCATGATCTACGGCAATGTGCATGCCACCACGGAGGCCAGCCTGCGGGCCACCGAGATCCGCGCCGACAGCCTGTACAGCCAGGTGGTGGGGCTGTCGGCCTCGAAGGCTAACCTGACCAAACAGCTGAACATCACCGCGCACGCCAAGGACTCGGTCATGCAGCAGCTGCAGAACGCACGACGTGAGCAGGACCGCATCAACGCCAGCTTCCGCCAGTGCCAAGGCGACCTG GTCACCTACATGAACTATCACCCGTTCATGGTCGCCATCATCCTGAGCGAGATGCGCTGCTGGGACCAGGTGAAGGAGAACAACAAGACCTGTGAAG CCTTGCTCTTCAAGCTGGGAGAGAAGGCTAAGACGCTGGAGATGGAAGTGGCCAAGGAGAAGGCAGTGTGCGCCAAGGACAAGGATAGCCTGGTGGTGGGAAAGCGGCTGGCGGAGGAGCAGCTGGCGGCCTGTGGCAAAGAGCGCGAGCGGCAGCAGCAGGAGAAGCAGGTGGCCGAGGAGCAGCTGCAGAAGgtgcaggccctgtgcctgcCGCTGGACCAGGACAAGTTCCAGGCGGACGCGTTAAACGTGTGGCGGGACTCGCTGATCCCGCGCTCCCTggaaagcctgggctaccacTACACGCTGGGGCCCGAGATCCGCCGGATGTGCGAGCACCTGCCCAGTATCATGAGCGCCAAGCTGGAAGAGCTGGCGCGCGGGCTGCGCATGGGCATCGAGCGCGTGACCCGTGAGAACGCGGAGCTGCGGCGGCAGAAGCTGGAGGTGGAGCGCGGGGCGCAGGGCACGCAGGAGGCGCGGGCGCGCGCCCAGGCGGAGGCGCAGGCACGCGAGAGCCAGCTGCGGGCCGAGTGCGCGCGCCAGACGCAGCTGGCGCTGGAGGAGAAGGCCGCACTGCGCGCGCAGCGGGACGGCCTGGCTCGCGAGCTGGAGGCGCGCAAGCGCGAGCTGGAGCAGCTGCGCACCGAGGTGGCAGTGCGTATCAATGCGCTCGACTCCTGTCTCAAGGCCAAG ccacagccagccaTCCCGCCAAGAGTCTCCGGCCCAGGCCCCAACTCTCCGTCCATAG ATCCTGCTACCCTGGAGGAATTCAGGAAAAGGATCCTGGAGTCCCATCGTCTTCCAGTAGTCAAGCCCGCTGTCCCACCCAG
- the LOC114682126 gene encoding plasmalemma vesicle-associated protein isoform X2 — protein sequence MGLAMDRSPYARTGDTARGCWYYLRYFFLFLSLIQFLIILGLVLFMIYGNVHATTEASLRATEIRADSLYSQVVGLSASKANLTKQLNITAHAKDSVMQQLQNARREQDRINASFRQCQGDLVTYMNYHPFMVAIILSEMRCWDQVKENNKTCEALLFKLGEKAKTLEMEVAKEKAVCAKDKDSLVVGKRLAEEQLAACGKERERQQQEKQVAEEQLQKVQALCLPLDQDKFQADALNVWRDSLIPRSLESLGYHYTLGPEIRRMCEHLPSIMSAKLEELARGLRMGIERVTRENAELRRQKLEVERGAQGTQEARARAQAEAQARESQLRAECARQTQLALEEKAALRAQRDGLARELEARKRELEQLRTEVAPQPAIPPRVSGPGPNSPSIDPATLEEFRKRILESHRLPVVKPAVPPSG from the exons ATGGGGCTCGCCATGGATCGCAGCCCGTACGCCCGCACCGGGGACACGGCGCGCGGCTGCTGGTACTACCTGCgctatttcttcctatttttgtcGCTCATCCAGTTCCTCATCATCCTGGGCCTGGTCCTCTTCATGATCTACGGCAATGTGCATGCCACCACGGAGGCCAGCCTGCGGGCCACCGAGATCCGCGCCGACAGCCTGTACAGCCAGGTGGTGGGGCTGTCGGCCTCGAAGGCTAACCTGACCAAACAGCTGAACATCACCGCGCACGCCAAGGACTCGGTCATGCAGCAGCTGCAGAACGCACGACGTGAGCAGGACCGCATCAACGCCAGCTTCCGCCAGTGCCAAGGCGACCTG GTCACCTACATGAACTATCACCCGTTCATGGTCGCCATCATCCTGAGCGAGATGCGCTGCTGGGACCAGGTGAAGGAGAACAACAAGACCTGTGAAG CCTTGCTCTTCAAGCTGGGAGAGAAGGCTAAGACGCTGGAGATGGAAGTGGCCAAGGAGAAGGCAGTGTGCGCCAAGGACAAGGATAGCCTGGTGGTGGGAAAGCGGCTGGCGGAGGAGCAGCTGGCGGCCTGTGGCAAAGAGCGCGAGCGGCAGCAGCAGGAGAAGCAGGTGGCCGAGGAGCAGCTGCAGAAGgtgcaggccctgtgcctgcCGCTGGACCAGGACAAGTTCCAGGCGGACGCGTTAAACGTGTGGCGGGACTCGCTGATCCCGCGCTCCCTggaaagcctgggctaccacTACACGCTGGGGCCCGAGATCCGCCGGATGTGCGAGCACCTGCCCAGTATCATGAGCGCCAAGCTGGAAGAGCTGGCGCGCGGGCTGCGCATGGGCATCGAGCGCGTGACCCGTGAGAACGCGGAGCTGCGGCGGCAGAAGCTGGAGGTGGAGCGCGGGGCGCAGGGCACGCAGGAGGCGCGGGCGCGCGCCCAGGCGGAGGCGCAGGCACGCGAGAGCCAGCTGCGGGCCGAGTGCGCGCGCCAGACGCAGCTGGCGCTGGAGGAGAAGGCCGCACTGCGCGCGCAGCGGGACGGCCTGGCTCGCGAGCTGGAGGCGCGCAAGCGCGAGCTGGAGCAGCTGCGCACCGAGGTGGCA ccacagccagccaTCCCGCCAAGAGTCTCCGGCCCAGGCCCCAACTCTCCGTCCATAG ATCCTGCTACCCTGGAGGAATTCAGGAAAAGGATCCTGGAGTCCCATCGTCTTCCAGTAGTCAAGCCCGCTGTCCCACCCAG